One Variibacter gotjawalensis genomic window, AACGCGATGTTCGCGCCGAAGGGCACGCCGAAGCCGATCGTCGATAAGCTCAACGCCGCGATCGTCAAGGCGCTCGACGACGAGAACGTGCGCAAGCGTCTGCTCGAACTCGGCAGCGACATTCCGCAAGGCAAGGATCGCACTCCGGAAGCGCTCGGCGCTTTCGTGAAGGCCGAAGTCGACAAGTGGACGCCGATCACCAAGGCCGCCGCAGAGCCGCAGAAGTAATCGCTCGCGCGACTGCGAGGACATCACGGCGGGCAGCAATGCCCGCCGTTTTCTTTCGGGAGCAGAGCCATGGTTCGCCGCGACGAAATCCGCACCAACGAAGTCGGCGTCGAGATGCCGCCGGCGACCGACGCAGGGCTAATCTATATCGGCCGCATCCGCACGCCGTGGACGGATCGTTTGACGTGTCCGCGCCAAGGCCGTCTCGATGGTCCGCTGTGCACGATCGAGATCTTCGAGCCGTGGGTCGCGGCACTCGCGGAGATCGAGCGCTACGAGCGGCTCGAAGTCTTGTATTGGCTCGACAAGTCGCGCCGCGATCTCGTGTTGCAAAGCCCCGCCAGCGACGGCACCGTGCGCGGCACATTCAGCTTGCGCACGCCGGTGCGGCCCAACCCGATCGGCACCAGCATCGCGTTACTCGTCGGCGTCGAAGGCAATGTCGTGAAGGTGCGCGGTCTCGATTGCCTCGATGGCACGCCGCTGCTCGATCTGAAGCCGGATCGTACGTTGTTCACGCCGATCGCACCGCGGCAGCCGGGTGACGACGAGGTCGGCGGGCCGGGTTGACCATCGCGACGATGCGGCGCACCGTCCCACGAAATAACGCGGGAAATAAAAAAATGCGGACAACGCTGCTCGCTGGACGCTTCGCACTCCTCAGCGTTACGGTTCTGTTCGGACTTTCGAGCGCGATCGCTCAGGAGTATCCGACCCGGCCGATCACCGTCATCGTTCCATTTGCCGCCGGCGGCACGAC contains:
- the tsaA gene encoding tRNA (N6-threonylcarbamoyladenosine(37)-N6)-methyltransferase TrmO encodes the protein MVRRDEIRTNEVGVEMPPATDAGLIYIGRIRTPWTDRLTCPRQGRLDGPLCTIEIFEPWVAALAEIERYERLEVLYWLDKSRRDLVLQSPASDGTVRGTFSLRTPVRPNPIGTSIALLVGVEGNVVKVRGLDCLDGTPLLDLKPDRTLFTPIAPRQPGDDEVGGPG